TCGGGCGCGAGCGGGTCGGTCACCGTGCCGGTCTCTTCATCGAACAGCCCCTGCGCCAGCCTGGTCACCGCTGCGGGGACCGGCGGCGCCAGGTCGGCCACGGCGCGGAGACCGGACAGGACGTCGTCGGGTCGTACGGCAGGCGTCACGTGCCGAACAACCAGCCGCAGTATCGCACAGGGCTGGTCGGTCGGCCTATCAGCCTGCGAACCGTGCGTTTCCAGACTGACCACGGCCGGGCGGGCGTCGAAGGTGCGGACGCCGTTCTTGGTCATGCGCTGCACCTCGACGGTGTCGGCCCCGGTGAAGGCCTCGACCGCGCGCTCGGCCTCGGCCGGGTCGACGCCGTCCAGCCGCAGCTCCCACATGGAGGCCGTGAGCCGGTCGGCGAGGCCCGGGGTCCGTGCCTCGACCGCGTCGACGATGTCGAGCCCGGTGGGCAGCGACTCGTCGAGGAGGACGCGCAGCGGCTCGGGGTCGCGCGACGCGGTCAGCGCGATCTCGAGGTACTCCGCCTCACTGCCCGTGCCGGTGGGTGCGGCATTGGCGTACGACACCTTCGGATGCGGCGTGAACCCCGCCGAGTACGCCATGGGCACCTCGGCGCGGCGCAGCGCACGCTCGAAGGCGCGCTGGAAGTCTCGGTGGCTGGTGAACCGGAGGCGGCCGCGCTTGGTGTAGCGCAGTCGGATGCGCTGCACCGCGGGTGCGGGCGGCGGGCCTTCGGGCTGTCGCTTGCCCAGTGTCCTAGTCCTTCGTGAGAGCGGTCGTACTGCTACCAAGAGTACGTGTCCCGCGGCCCGTGGGTTCCCGCCGGTCCACCGCCTTCCGTGGCCGGGGCTCGCCCACGAGCAGGCGCCGGAAGTCGGCGCGCGCCTGCCGCAGGGTGTCGCGGGCACCGTCCAGCGCCTGCCGGGCGGTGCGGCCCACGGCGCGCGCGGCCCGGGCGGCCGGCCGCAGGACGAGGTCCCGTACGACGTGCCCGACGGGGGTGAGGACCGTGCGGTACACCCAGCGCGACGGCTCCACGAAGATCCACCGGAAGAGGGTCGCCAGAACCCGTCCGGCGGCGCGCGAGATCCGGCCGGCCACCCGCCAGGCGTGCCCGAGGGCCTCCGCCACCTCCCGTGCGACGACGGCGAGGACCCGGCCTGTGGGTACGAGGACCCAGCGCCACAGGGCGAGGGCGGGCAGCACGAGCAGCACGCGGGCGGTCCAGTACAGGACGGCGCCGGCCCCGGTGACGACGGCGGCGGCGAGCCGGGCCAGCGCCCGCCCGGCCGGCGCGAGGACCCAGGCGTGGAGCACGCGCGCGGGGGCGACGACCAGGTGAAGCGCCAGCCAGGCCGCGCCGGCCCACACACCGGCCCCGGCCGCGGCGAGCAGGCGGCCGACGCCTTCCAGCGCCCTGACGACCGCTCGGCCCACCGGGGCGAGCACGCGCGCGTACAGCCACGCGAGTCCCGCTCCGGCCGCTCGCGCCACGCGGGCGAGGGCGTGGCCCATGGGGGTCAGCACGCGCGCGTGGAACCAGCGCAGCGGTACGACCAGGAGGACGTGGCCCAGCACTCCGAGCGCCGTCCCGACGGGCACGAGGACATGGCGCCACAGCGTCACCCAGGGCCACACCAGCAGCGCCCACCCGGCCCACAGCAGCGCGCGGCCCACCGGCCGCAGCACCGTGTCCCGCAGGAAGCGGCCGCACACGACGAGCGCGTCCCAGGCCATGCGCACCGGAAGCACCAGGACGAGGACGACGATCCGCACGGGAAGGCGGATCGCCACGGTGAGACATCCCTCGGGCTGTCGTGCCTCGGGGCGTCGTGGCGGGGCGGGCGGCTTGTCGTGGTCCATACCCGGTCAGACGCCCGCGGCGGCCGTACGGATGCGTCCACGTCCGGACGCGTCTACGTCTCGACGCCCTGGGTGACGCGCGCCTTGTACGCCTCCGGGTAGCGCTCGGTGAACTTGATGACGGCGACCAGCAGGACGACCGGAATGACCCAGTTGAGCCAGTCGTCCATGGACGGGACGCGGATGGCCAGGTACGTCGAGAGGGCCATCAGGACGAAGACCACGCCCCAGGCCGCGGTCAGCACCCGGTTGATGTGCAGGAAGACGGGCGAGTGCCAGTACGCGCGCGGTGTCTGCGCGCGGGCGTACTGGGCGGTGAAGGGGTCCTTGAGCAGCGAACCGAGCGCCACGGCGGCCACCACCGCGTTGGAGACGACCTGGGCGTAGGTCTCCAGCCACACGAGTTCCGAGCGGTCCAGGGCGAGGGCGAGGACGGTGATGACGGCGAAGAAGACGATGCCGACCATGTCCAGGAGGTAGATCCGCCCGCGCAGGACGTCCTTGCCGGACAGCGCGATCGCGGCGATCAGCGCGGCGAGCGCCGCGTACTCCCAGGTGCTGGGGCTTGCGACGACGCCGAAGATGATCCAGGGGGCGAACGAGAAGAACACGCTGCCCGCGCCGACGGGCTTGCGGGGCGGTGCCTTCGTCTCCGTCTGCTGGGCCATGGGTTCCTCCCGTCGGGTGCCGCCGCCCCCGCTCCCTCCATCGTGCCGTCGGCCGGCGCCGGCCGCACGCCGCTCGCTGTGCGGCCGGCACGGCGCCGTCCTAGCGTGGGAGCAGCGGTCGTGACGTGCGGGAGGGATGCCGACACGGGCTGTCCGGGAGCCGCCATGACCCACCGTTTCAGCGACAACGTCCAGTTCGACTACGAGATCGCGGTCGCCCTCGGCTCGGCCTGGCGGCAGGGCGCCGATGTGGGCGAGGTGCTGGCGACGGCCGCCGCCGTCGCGGACGCCGGCGGGCAGGAGTGGTTCGACGCCTGGGCCGCGCTGGGCCGCGGGGTGCGGGAGCAGGCCGACCGCTGCGCGGCGGGCGGGGACGCGGTGAGCGCCCGGGACGCCTGGCTGCGTGCCGCCGGCTACCTGGGCACCGCGCTCGTCGGCGTGGACGCGGTCGCGGACCCGGACAAGCGGCTGGCCGAGGTGTTCCCGGAGCACCGGGCCTGTTTCGACCGCTTCCTGGGTGCCCTGCGGCCGCCCGCCGAGCCGGTGGCGATCCCCTACGAGGACACGACGCTGCCCGGCTATCTGATCAGCCCGCCCTCCGCCGCCGGTGCCTCCGGTACGCCGGGCCGGTCGCCCACGCTGATCGTCAACAACGGCAGCGACGGTCCGGTCAGCACCGCCTGGACCATGCTCGGTGCGCCGGCCGTGGCCCGCGGCTACCGCGTCCTGCTGTTCGACGGCCCGGGCCAGCAGTCGACGCTGTTCGAGCGCGGGACGACCTTCCGGCCCGACTGGGAGAACGTCGTCACCCCGGTCGTGGACTTCCTGCTCGCCCGCCCCGAGGTCGACCCCGCGCGGATCGTGCTGGCCGGTATCAGCCAGGCCGGCTACTGGGTGCCGCGCGCCCTGGCCTTCGAGCACCGGATCGCCGCCGCGGTCGCCGACCCGGGGGTGGTGCGGGTGGTCGACAGCTGGTGGCACAACCTCGGGCCCGAGCTGCGCGGACTGTGGGAGTCGGGCGAGCGGGAGACCTTCGACCGCGTACTGGAGGGCGCCTTCGCCGAGGACCCGGCGCTCGCCGCGACCTGGCGCTGGCGGGCCAAGCCGTACGGCATCGACGTACCGTCCGAGCTGCTGGCCGAGGTGAGCCGGTACGACCTGGCGCCCGTCGCCGGCCGGATCACGACTCCGCTGCTGATCACCGACCCGGACGGCGAGCACTTCTGGCCGGGCGCCTCACGGGAGTTGTACGACTTGCTCCCGGGACCGAAGCGGCTGGTGCGGTTCACCGAGGCCGAGGGGGCGCACCGGCACTGCGAACCCATGGGCCGCGCCCTGTTCGAGCAGCGTGTCTTCGACTGGCTGGACGGTTTCTGTCACCGAACGGCCCCAGCAAGGTAACGCCTTGAGCTGAGCACGCCAGACCGATGGCTTTCGGTCATGGCGACTGATTCGATGGTGTCACGCACATCACCATCCCTGGGGGGACGAGAATGAACTGGTACGTCGATGTCCTGAAGAAGTACGCGGTCTTCAGCGGGCGCGCGCGCCGACAGGAATTCTGGATGTTTGCCCTGTTCAACTTCATCATCAACATCGTGCTGACCGTCGTCGACAACGCGATCGGTTCGAGCATCCCGGGCCTCATCTACGCCCTGGCCGTCCTGATTCCGGGTCTCGCCGTCACGGTCCGGCGCCTGCACGACACCGGCCGATCCGGCTGGGCGATCCTCATCTCCCTCATCCCGCTCGTGGGCACGATCATCCTGATCGTCTGGCTCGCCGGCGAGGGCAAGGCCGAGGCGAACGAGTACGGGGCCAACCCCAAGTACGCGACCGCCGCCTGACCGGACGTCAGCCACCGCAGGGCCCGTCGGACACTCCGGCGGGCCTTCGCCGTGTCGGCGGCGGCGCACCGGCACTCGGGGCGGCTAAAGTCACCTTCCGGGCAGACCGCCCCGATCGTGCGTCCCGAGGAGGGCAGGACGGCGGAGAAAAGTCGCCGGCGCCTGACCAGAACGCTCACGTTCTGGCTGCGTCCCGCCTTCGCACTGGGGTGCTTCGCCCGCTTCCAGCGGATCGCGGGGTTCGACCGCTCGATGGCCCTGGCCTCCAGCTCACTGACCGCCCTGGTGCCGGTCGCGATCATCGGCGGCACCGTGCTGTCCAGCCTCACCAACTCGGACGCCGCGGACCGGATCATCTCCCGGTACGGCCTCAGCGGAGCCGGTGCCGACGCGGTGAGGTCCCTCTTCTCGCCCGCCGAGAGCAGCACCAGCGTGGGCGTGTTCGGCGTGCTGTTCCTCGTCATCTCCGCGCTGAGCTTCACCCGCGCCCTGCAACGCCTGTTCGAGCAGGCCTGGGAGCTCAAGCCGCTCAGCGTGCGCAACACCCGCAACGGGCTGTGGTGGCTGCTGTCCGGAGGCGTGTTCGTGCTGGCGACCGGCTGGCTGTACGCCGCGCTCGGCGAGACCAGGCGCGGGCTCGTGGCCACGATCTGCGAGACACCGCTGTCCGCCGTCTTCCTGATCTGGAGCGGTTACCTGCTGTCCGCCCGGCGGGTCGGCTGGAAGGATCTCGTCCCCTTCGGTGTCACGGCGGCCGTGGCCACGGCCTTCTACTCCTGGGGCACCGCCCTCTACCTCCCGCGCCTGTTCAACACCTCCGCCGAGCGCTACGGGGTGGTCGGCGCCGTCTTCGCGCTGATCTCGGCGCTCTTCGGCGTCATGCTCGTCGTCGTCGGGTCGGCCGCGCTGGGGCGGGAGGTCGCCGACGAGCTCACGCGGATCGCCCAGGGGCAGCGCACGCCCGACGACGAGGTCCGCCGGCAGTGGGACAGCGTGGTCGAGCAGAGCCTCTCCCGCTGGCGCAAGGTGCGCCGCCAGGTGGGCCGCCATCGCCCCGGTGAACCGCCCGACGAACCGCCCGACGAACCGCCCGACGAGGAGGACGGAGCGGGATGACCCGGCGCGGGGTCACCCCCGCCGGGTGAGGTCGGCTGCGGGCACCGGGCGGACGCTGGAACCCGACCCCCCGCCGCCCGGGACGAGCCGGGCACCGGGCCGCTGCGGCGAGACGAGGCGAGACGCAGGATGACCCCCGAACGCCGTCCCTGGTGGGCACGTC
Above is a genomic segment from Streptomyces collinus Tu 365 containing:
- a CDS encoding TIGR03936 family radical SAM-associated protein, with protein sequence MQRIRLRYTKRGRLRFTSHRDFQRAFERALRRAEVPMAYSAGFTPHPKVSYANAAPTGTGSEAEYLEIALTASRDPEPLRVLLDESLPTGLDIVDAVEARTPGLADRLTASMWELRLDGVDPAEAERAVEAFTGADTVEVQRMTKNGVRTFDARPAVVSLETHGSQADRPTDQPCAILRLVVRHVTPAVRPDDVLSGLRAVADLAPPVPAAVTRLAQGLFDEETGTVTDPLAPDREAAEALKAVPAAAATAPTPEGSA
- a CDS encoding alpha/beta hydrolase family protein, coding for MTHRFSDNVQFDYEIAVALGSAWRQGADVGEVLATAAAVADAGGQEWFDAWAALGRGVREQADRCAAGGDAVSARDAWLRAAGYLGTALVGVDAVADPDKRLAEVFPEHRACFDRFLGALRPPAEPVAIPYEDTTLPGYLISPPSAAGASGTPGRSPTLIVNNGSDGPVSTAWTMLGAPAVARGYRVLLFDGPGQQSTLFERGTTFRPDWENVVTPVVDFLLARPEVDPARIVLAGISQAGYWVPRALAFEHRIAAAVADPGVVRVVDSWWHNLGPELRGLWESGERETFDRVLEGAFAEDPALAATWRWRAKPYGIDVPSELLAEVSRYDLAPVAGRITTPLLITDPDGEHFWPGASRELYDLLPGPKRLVRFTEAEGAHRHCEPMGRALFEQRVFDWLDGFCHRTAPAR
- a CDS encoding DUF805 domain-containing protein; the protein is MNWYVDVLKKYAVFSGRARRQEFWMFALFNFIINIVLTVVDNAIGSSIPGLIYALAVLIPGLAVTVRRLHDTGRSGWAILISLIPLVGTIILIVWLAGEGKAEANEYGANPKYATAA
- a CDS encoding YihY/virulence factor BrkB family protein, yielding MRPEEGRTAEKSRRRLTRTLTFWLRPAFALGCFARFQRIAGFDRSMALASSSLTALVPVAIIGGTVLSSLTNSDAADRIISRYGLSGAGADAVRSLFSPAESSTSVGVFGVLFLVISALSFTRALQRLFEQAWELKPLSVRNTRNGLWWLLSGGVFVLATGWLYAALGETRRGLVATICETPLSAVFLIWSGYLLSARRVGWKDLVPFGVTAAVATAFYSWGTALYLPRLFNTSAERYGVVGAVFALISALFGVMLVVVGSAALGREVADELTRIAQGQRTPDDEVRRQWDSVVEQSLSRWRKVRRQVGRHRPGEPPDEPPDEPPDEEDGAG